From Calothrix sp. PCC 6303, a single genomic window includes:
- a CDS encoding malic enzyme-like NAD(P)-binding protein translates to MVNLTPNSSFSLTLRLEVPNRVGMLASVTQAIASNGGNIGQIDLIEQSRAVSTRDLTVDASSTEHAETIVEAIKALPDIKLVNVYDRTFNLHRGGKISVCSRIEIKSVSDLAMAYTPGVGRICRAIAENPEEVHNLTIKQNTVAIVTDGSAVLGLGNLGAEASLPVMEGKAMLFKEFANIDAFPICLATQDTDEIVRTVKNLEPVFGGVNLEDIAAPRCFEIEARLRQELDIPVFHDDQHGTAIVTLAALINALKLVNKPINKIRVVINGAGAAGVAVARLLRKAGAETIIMCDSKGMLSTQRTDLTEEKLEFAVKAQGSLAGAIQGADVFIGVSAPGVLTPEMVRSMTKDAIVFAMANPIPEIQPELIMNDVAVVATGRSDYPNQINNVLAFPGIFRGALDCRAKTITTLMCLEAANAIASLVNPADLNREHIIPSVFDKRVSQVVAAAVQRAAREEGIARR, encoded by the coding sequence ATGGTAAATCTCACACCCAATTCGAGTTTTAGTTTGACTCTCCGTCTAGAGGTTCCCAATCGTGTGGGAATGCTGGCTTCGGTGACGCAAGCGATCGCATCCAATGGTGGTAACATTGGGCAAATAGATTTAATTGAACAAAGTCGGGCTGTTTCTACTCGTGATTTAACTGTGGATGCTTCGAGTACGGAACATGCAGAGACGATTGTTGAAGCGATTAAGGCTTTACCAGATATTAAGTTGGTTAATGTCTATGATCGCACTTTTAATTTACATCGCGGTGGCAAGATTAGTGTTTGCAGTCGGATTGAAATCAAAAGTGTTTCCGATTTGGCGATGGCGTATACTCCTGGAGTAGGTCGGATTTGTCGCGCGATCGCTGAAAATCCGGAAGAGGTGCATAATCTTACTATCAAACAAAATACTGTGGCGATTGTCACTGATGGTAGCGCTGTTTTAGGTTTGGGGAATTTGGGGGCTGAGGCTTCTTTACCTGTGATGGAGGGTAAAGCAATGCTATTTAAGGAGTTTGCCAACATTGATGCTTTCCCCATTTGTCTGGCAACTCAAGATACTGATGAAATTGTCAGAACTGTCAAAAATTTAGAGCCTGTTTTTGGTGGTGTTAATTTAGAAGATATTGCCGCACCTCGCTGTTTTGAAATTGAAGCTAGGTTACGTCAAGAATTAGATATTCCGGTATTTCATGATGATCAACATGGAACGGCGATTGTGACTTTAGCGGCACTAATCAACGCCTTGAAGCTGGTGAATAAGCCTATCAACAAGATCAGAGTCGTTATCAATGGTGCCGGGGCTGCTGGGGTCGCTGTAGCCCGATTATTGCGGAAAGCTGGGGCAGAAACTATCATCATGTGCGATTCTAAGGGGATGCTTTCGACTCAGCGCACAGATTTAACTGAAGAAAAGCTGGAGTTTGCAGTCAAAGCACAGGGATCTTTAGCTGGGGCAATTCAAGGGGCAGATGTATTTATTGGTGTTAGCGCCCCTGGTGTCCTGACTCCAGAAATGGTACGCTCAATGACAAAGGATGCAATTGTATTTGCGATGGCGAATCCAATTCCCGAAATTCAACCAGAGTTAATTATGAATGATGTGGCAGTAGTTGCCACAGGGCGTAGTGATTACCCCAACCAAATTAATAATGTGCTAGCATTTCCGGGAATTTTCCGAGGTGCTTTAGATTGTCGGGCAAAGACAATTACAACCCTAATGTGCCTTGAAGCTGCTAATGCGATCGCATCCCTTGTCAACCCCGCTG